The following are encoded together in the Bradyrhizobium algeriense genome:
- a CDS encoding uracil-DNA glycosylase: MIPEPAPNIRQLLAFYLEAGVDCALTEAPVDRLSEPDAPIAPVPVRETTPARPIREVPAATPAVPRSEIAPPPEAAIAIAREAARTAPTLEALCTLLENFEGCALKNTATRLVFADGNPQARIMFVGEAPGRDEDIEGLPFVGRSGKLLDRMIAAIGLDRSKAYIANVIPWRPPGNRTPTPQETQICLPFIQRQIELVNPDVLVTLGNPSTQTLLSTREGIMRTRGKWFDYDTGTRTIRAMATFHPAYLLRSPSYKRMSWQDLRAIAKALEQTVSPSS, translated from the coding sequence TTGATCCCCGAACCCGCGCCTAATATCAGGCAATTGCTGGCCTTTTATCTGGAGGCCGGGGTCGATTGCGCGTTGACGGAGGCGCCGGTCGATCGGCTGAGCGAGCCCGACGCCCCGATAGCCCCCGTCCCGGTCCGCGAGACGACGCCAGCCCGCCCGATCAGGGAAGTGCCCGCCGCGACGCCGGCGGTTCCGCGCAGCGAAATAGCGCCCCCGCCGGAAGCGGCGATCGCCATCGCGCGCGAAGCGGCGCGAACGGCGCCGACGCTGGAAGCGCTGTGCACGCTCCTGGAAAATTTCGAGGGCTGCGCGCTGAAAAACACCGCGACGCGGCTGGTGTTTGCCGACGGCAATCCGCAGGCGCGCATCATGTTCGTCGGTGAGGCGCCCGGGCGGGACGAAGACATCGAGGGCCTGCCCTTTGTCGGGCGTTCCGGCAAATTGCTCGACCGGATGATCGCGGCGATCGGGCTCGACCGCAGCAAGGCCTATATCGCCAACGTGATCCCCTGGCGACCGCCCGGCAACCGGACGCCGACGCCGCAGGAAACGCAAATCTGCCTGCCGTTCATCCAGCGGCAGATCGAGCTCGTGAACCCGGACGTGCTGGTGACGCTCGGCAATCCCTCGACGCAAACGCTGCTGTCAACCCGCGAGGGCATCATGAGGACCCGCGGGAAATGGTTCGACTACGACACCGGCACCCGCACCATCCGCGCCATGGCGACGTTCCATCCGGCCTACCTGTTGCGGTCGCCCTCCTACAAGCGGATGTCGTGGCAGGATCTGCGCGCGATTGCAAAGGCACTTGAGCAGACAGTGTCTCCCTCATCTTGA
- a CDS encoding glycosyltransferase family 39 protein codes for MRFTSLVVELIRARPRLVVWIVVLAQAGLWLILPMLLYPSPPGDLATVLAFGREYQVGTWLGPPLAFWLADIAFRAAGNNMFGVYLLAQACAVVTFWVYYQLARAIVGGQQAVLAVLLSLTVVAFSSPGVEFGPLVLARPLWALLLLHSWQLIGQNRRNAWFAWSIEAGLLLLTTSAAPGILLLLAGFAVATVRGRRVLMSLDPLYALLVIAVLVLPYLIWLLRADALAMPPWPAISDLGARVLQWGGLLIGLALAMSAIVLLAILNSGWFARNAGEAPIIYRPPVDPLARDFVYFFAIAPALLGSFLAGLFNFDHVVGGAGVALLMSGLAVIVATGDLIHLRRQRMLRTVWAAAVAAPAVAVIATAFVLPWTGAAEVPTALPAKAIAHFFGDNFERRTNQRLRAVAGDPQLASFIAMSAGRPHLLLDATPERTPWLSAAKFSETGGVVVWRASDTSGTPPPEIAQRFPGLVPEVPRAFEWMVNGRQPLLRVGWAIVRPKAP; via the coding sequence ATGCGCTTCACCTCGCTCGTTGTCGAACTGATCCGCGCCCGGCCGCGCCTGGTGGTCTGGATCGTGGTGCTGGCCCAGGCCGGGCTTTGGCTGATCCTGCCGATGCTGCTCTATCCGAGTCCGCCCGGCGACCTTGCGACCGTGCTGGCCTTCGGCCGGGAGTACCAGGTCGGAACCTGGCTCGGTCCGCCGCTGGCGTTCTGGCTCGCTGACATTGCTTTCCGAGCCGCCGGCAACAACATGTTCGGCGTCTATCTGCTGGCGCAGGCCTGCGCCGTCGTCACCTTCTGGGTCTATTATCAACTGGCCCGCGCGATCGTCGGCGGGCAGCAGGCGGTGCTCGCGGTCCTGCTCTCGCTGACGGTGGTGGCGTTCAGCTCGCCCGGCGTCGAGTTCGGCCCGCTGGTGCTGGCACGCCCGCTGTGGGCGCTGCTTTTGCTGCATTCCTGGCAATTGATCGGCCAGAACCGGCGCAATGCGTGGTTCGCCTGGTCGATCGAGGCCGGGCTGCTGCTGCTGACGACGTCGGCCGCGCCCGGAATATTGCTGCTGCTCGCCGGATTTGCCGTTGCCACCGTGCGGGGGCGGCGGGTCTTGATGTCGCTCGACCCGCTCTATGCGCTGCTCGTGATCGCCGTCCTGGTGTTACCCTATCTGATCTGGCTGCTCCGCGCCGACGCACTCGCCATGCCGCCATGGCCCGCGATCTCCGATCTTGGCGCGCGCGTCCTGCAATGGGGTGGGCTGCTCATCGGCCTGGCGCTGGCGATGTCCGCCATCGTGCTGCTGGCAATCCTCAATTCCGGCTGGTTCGCCCGCAATGCCGGGGAAGCGCCGATCATCTATCGGCCGCCGGTCGATCCGCTGGCGCGCGACTTCGTCTATTTCTTCGCCATCGCCCCGGCGCTGCTCGGAAGTTTCCTGGCCGGGCTGTTCAATTTCGACCACGTCGTGGGCGGCGCGGGCGTTGCATTGCTAATGTCGGGGCTTGCCGTGATCGTGGCGACCGGCGATCTGATTCACCTGCGGCGTCAGCGCATGTTGCGCACGGTCTGGGCCGCGGCGGTCGCCGCTCCCGCTGTCGCGGTGATCGCGACCGCGTTTGTTCTGCCGTGGACCGGCGCTGCCGAAGTGCCGACCGCGTTGCCGGCGAAGGCGATTGCGCATTTCTTCGGCGACAATTTCGAACGGCGAACCAACCAGCGGCTGCGCGCGGTAGCCGGCGATCCGCAACTGGCGAGTTTCATCGCGATGAGCGCCGGGCGCCCGCATCTGTTGCTCGACGCCACGCCGGAACGAACGCCGTGGCTGTCGGCGGCGAAATTCAGCGAGACCGGCGGCGTCGTGGTCTGGCGCGCCTCCGACACCTCAGGCACGCCGCCTCCCGAGATCGCGCAACGCTTTCCGGGCCTGGTGCCGGAAGTGCCGCGCGCTTTCGAATGGATGGTGAACGGCCGCCAGCCGCTGTTGCGCGTCGGCTGGGCCATCGTGCGGCCGAAGGCGCCGTAG
- a CDS encoding ribonuclease HII: protein MIRDKSAKKNTKKTDKKAGMEQAEPLKGVIAVAPPSFRRERALIKRGVWPVAGCDEAGRGPLAGPVVAAAVVLDPRRIPKGIDDSKRLTAERREELFEEICATSSFAVAFASPARIDRDNILRASLWALARAVRALPEMPQHVFVDGRDKIDVPCDCDAVIGGDGIVMSIAAASIIAKVTRDRLMCALALDCPGYGFETHKGYAVPEHREALDRLGPSIHHRRFFAPVIAARLKHYPETAQETVEPDLFAVDGEITSEISVTI, encoded by the coding sequence ATGATTCGGGACAAGTCCGCCAAGAAAAACACCAAAAAGACCGACAAGAAGGCTGGCATGGAACAGGCCGAGCCGCTCAAGGGCGTAATCGCAGTCGCGCCGCCGAGCTTTCGCCGCGAAAGAGCGCTGATCAAGCGTGGCGTCTGGCCGGTGGCCGGCTGCGACGAGGCCGGCCGCGGTCCGCTGGCAGGTCCGGTGGTGGCGGCCGCCGTCGTGCTCGACCCCAGGCGAATTCCCAAAGGGATCGACGATTCCAAGCGGCTGACCGCCGAGCGCCGCGAGGAACTGTTCGAGGAAATCTGCGCGACATCGTCCTTTGCGGTCGCCTTTGCCTCGCCGGCGCGGATCGATCGCGACAATATCCTGCGCGCCTCGCTCTGGGCGCTGGCGCGGGCCGTGCGCGCGCTGCCCGAAATGCCGCAGCATGTGTTTGTCGATGGCCGCGACAAGATCGACGTGCCCTGCGACTGCGATGCAGTAATCGGCGGCGACGGCATCGTCATGTCGATTGCAGCCGCCTCGATCATCGCCAAGGTAACGCGCGACCGCCTGATGTGCGCATTGGCGCTGGATTGCCCGGGCTACGGCTTCGAAACCCACAAGGGCTACGCCGTGCCGGAACATCGCGAGGCGCTGGACCGGTTAGGCCCGAGCATCCACCACCGCCGGTTTTTCGCGCCGGTGATCGCCGCGCGGCTGAAACATTACCCCGAGACGGCCCAAGAGACGGTCGAACCCGATCTCTTTGCCGTGGACGGAGAGATTACTTCCGAGATTTCAGTCACGATCTGA
- a CDS encoding GNAT family N-acetyltransferase translates to MATTGGFICRIKTHDAMAAPLLSAGKLRYCSLMNQKPAPLSEKQPLVILTTPRLILRAVVEEDISTLQNLVFADSDVMRFAFSGATMARDAAEDFIRRFFTFGVSLTGMAVLMEKPAGDIIGFAGLSPCNALGADDFEIGFVLARRAWGKGIATEIGEAQLAFGFEQLKCGRLLGLVDPRNAPSIHALEKLGMRYQETIADPERGSRSVYVIEAAEWQRRRAE, encoded by the coding sequence TTGGCAACGACCGGCGGGTTCATCTGCCGGATTAAAACCCACGATGCGATGGCCGCGCCGCTTCTCTCTGCCGGCAAGTTGCGGTATTGCAGCTTGATGAACCAGAAGCCCGCACCGCTATCGGAAAAGCAGCCGCTCGTCATCTTGACGACGCCGCGCCTGATTCTGCGCGCTGTGGTCGAAGAGGATATATCTACTCTGCAGAATCTGGTCTTCGCCGACAGCGATGTCATGCGCTTTGCATTTTCCGGAGCGACGATGGCACGGGACGCGGCCGAAGATTTCATCCGGAGGTTCTTCACCTTCGGTGTCAGCCTCACGGGGATGGCGGTTCTGATGGAAAAGCCCGCGGGCGATATCATCGGCTTTGCCGGCTTGTCCCCATGCAACGCGCTGGGAGCCGACGATTTTGAGATCGGGTTTGTCCTTGCGCGCCGGGCATGGGGCAAGGGGATCGCAACCGAAATCGGCGAGGCGCAGCTTGCCTTTGGGTTCGAGCAACTCAAATGCGGCAGATTGCTCGGGCTGGTCGATCCGCGAAATGCACCGTCCATTCATGCGCTCGAGAAGCTCGGAATGCGCTATCAGGAGACGATTGCGGATCCCGAACGCGGAAGTCGGAGCGTTTATGTGATTGAGGCCGCGGAGTGGCAACGGCGGCGCGCTGAATAA
- a CDS encoding VOC family protein, whose product MNTKAPTPRFTVITLGVTDMRASIAFYEALGFARKMQATGEAVAFFDTGGTLIALFPWDQLARDATLPDQPRPKTFRGTTLAWNCGSVEEVDIVLDFAISCGASLLKSAHKTEYGGYSGYFGDPDNHPWEVVVAPGIEVGNDRRVHLPD is encoded by the coding sequence ATGAATACCAAAGCGCCAACCCCCCGGTTCACGGTCATCACGCTCGGCGTAACCGACATGCGCGCCAGTATCGCGTTTTACGAAGCGCTCGGCTTTGCCCGAAAAATGCAGGCAACCGGCGAGGCGGTCGCTTTCTTCGACACTGGCGGCACGCTGATCGCGCTTTTCCCGTGGGATCAACTCGCCCGTGACGCCACACTGCCGGATCAGCCGCGGCCGAAAACCTTTCGCGGAACGACGCTCGCCTGGAATTGCGGCTCCGTCGAGGAGGTCGACATCGTGCTGGATTTCGCCATCTCCTGCGGCGCGTCGCTATTGAAGTCCGCACACAAGACCGAGTACGGCGGTTACTCCGGCTATTTCGGCGATCCCGACAACCATCCCTGGGAAGTCGTGGTCGCGCCCGGCATCGAGGTTGGCAACGACCGGCGGGTTCATCTGCCGGATTAA
- a CDS encoding PA0069 family radical SAM protein, with the protein MSRASSHALKHPPVTAPSEPAGATPFPELAVAIEGQRRRGRGAQSNDSGRFEAEARVAFDDGWQSLDELPPFKTTVSLDTSRKVITRNDSPDIGFDRSINPYRGCEHGCVYCFARPTHAFLGLSPGLDFESKLLAKPDAPELLEKELAASGYEPRMIAIGTNTDPYQPIEREHKIMRGILEVLDRAGHPVGIVTKSALVTRDIDILQRMAKRNLAKVAISVTTLDPKLARTMEPRASMPPKRLEALRQLSEAGIPATVMVAPVIPALNDSEIERILDAAAHAGVKEASYVLLRLPLEVRDLFREWLMANYPDRYRHVFTLIRDMRGGRDYDSQWGTRMKGTGPMAWMIGRRFEIACEKLGLNKRRSKLTTDHFIKPKRSGQQLSLF; encoded by the coding sequence ATGAGCCGAGCATCCTCTCATGCCCTCAAGCACCCGCCGGTCACGGCGCCCTCCGAGCCGGCGGGTGCGACACCTTTTCCTGAGCTTGCGGTCGCCATCGAAGGCCAGCGACGGCGTGGCCGCGGCGCGCAGTCCAACGATAGCGGCCGGTTCGAGGCCGAGGCGCGGGTCGCCTTCGACGATGGCTGGCAGAGCCTGGACGAACTGCCGCCGTTCAAGACGACGGTATCGCTCGATACCTCGCGCAAGGTCATCACCCGTAACGACTCGCCCGACATCGGGTTCGACCGTTCTATTAATCCGTATCGCGGCTGTGAGCATGGCTGCGTCTACTGCTTCGCGCGGCCGACCCACGCCTTTCTCGGATTGTCGCCCGGGCTCGATTTCGAATCCAAGCTGCTGGCCAAGCCGGACGCGCCGGAACTGCTCGAGAAGGAACTGGCCGCCTCCGGTTACGAGCCGCGCATGATCGCGATCGGCACCAACACCGACCCGTATCAGCCGATTGAGCGCGAGCACAAAATCATGCGCGGCATTCTCGAAGTGCTCGATCGCGCCGGCCATCCCGTCGGCATCGTCACCAAATCGGCGCTGGTGACGCGCGACATCGATATTCTGCAGCGGATGGCGAAGCGCAATCTGGCCAAGGTCGCCATATCCGTGACCACGCTCGATCCCAAGCTTGCGCGCACCATGGAGCCGCGCGCCTCGATGCCGCCGAAGCGGCTGGAGGCGCTGCGGCAATTGTCGGAGGCCGGCATTCCCGCGACCGTGATGGTCGCGCCTGTCATCCCCGCGCTGAACGATTCCGAGATCGAACGCATTCTCGATGCCGCAGCCCATGCCGGCGTCAAGGAAGCAAGCTACGTGCTGCTGCGGCTGCCGCTGGAAGTGCGCGACCTGTTTCGCGAATGGCTGATGGCGAACTATCCCGACCGTTACCGTCACGTCTTCACCCTGATCCGCGACATGCGCGGCGGGCGCGACTATGACTCGCAATGGGGCACGCGGATGAAGGGTACCGGCCCGATGGCCTGGATGATCGGGCGGCGGTTCGAAATCGCTTGCGAAAAGCTCGGCCTCAACAAGCGCCGCTCGAAGCTGACGACCGATCATTTCATCAAGCCGAAGCGAAGCGGACAGCAACTGAGTTTGTTCTAG
- a CDS encoding glycosyl transferase, which translates to MLSVIIPTEGVEQPAVATLAALVPGAAAGVIREVLLVDRAGNGVIERVADVAGCRFLGFEGTRAAALAAGARAARSPWLMFLHAGAVLDNGWIDETTQFIQNVSSSDRPRAGVFRYARSPYADTRLRDGFKFVARMITGPSAEQGLLIARDHYERLGGYRPDSRRSETRLLRQLGRSARTQLRSRIMVVA; encoded by the coding sequence ATGTTGAGCGTGATCATTCCAACCGAAGGGGTCGAGCAGCCCGCCGTCGCAACGCTGGCGGCGCTGGTGCCGGGAGCGGCAGCCGGCGTCATCCGCGAGGTGCTGCTGGTCGACAGGGCCGGCAACGGCGTGATCGAACGGGTGGCCGACGTCGCCGGGTGCCGCTTTCTCGGGTTTGAAGGAACACGCGCCGCGGCGCTGGCCGCAGGCGCGCGGGCGGCGCGCTCGCCATGGCTGATGTTCCTGCACGCCGGCGCGGTGCTCGACAATGGATGGATCGACGAGACCACGCAGTTCATCCAGAACGTATCGAGCAGCGACCGGCCGCGCGCCGGGGTCTTTCGCTATGCCCGCTCGCCCTATGCCGACACGCGGCTGCGCGACGGCTTCAAATTCGTCGCCCGCATGATTACCGGCCCGTCGGCGGAACAAGGCCTCCTGATCGCGCGCGACCATTATGAGCGGCTTGGCGGCTACCGGCCGGATTCGCGCCGTTCCGAGACGCGGCTGTTGCGCCAACTCGGCCGCTCGGCGCGCACCCAGTTGCGCAGCCGGATCATGGTCGTCGCCTAA
- a CDS encoding helix-turn-helix domain-containing GNAT family N-acetyltransferase: MPQPDSERDVAAVRAFNRFYTRKLGVLDQQLVKSPFSLSEARVLYELAHREDLSAKEIGAELGLDAGYLSRIVQNFDETGLISREPLPSDRRQYRLGLTAKGRQAFAKLERNTKDDVAAMLAALTRGGRERLIGAMTDIERLLGDGSVAPKPATLREPRPGDMGWVVQSHGALYAREYGWDSSFEGLVAEIAAKFLSSFDASRERCWIAEIEGAQVGSIFLVRHTDDIAKLRLLLVDPAGRGQGLGHRLVGECIAFAKACGYRRITLWTQSILVAARKIYHEAGFKLVATEPHRSFGQDLIGETWELEL, translated from the coding sequence ATGCCCCAACCGGATTCCGAACGGGACGTCGCGGCGGTTCGCGCCTTCAATCGCTTCTACACCCGCAAGCTCGGCGTGCTGGACCAGCAGCTCGTGAAAAGCCCGTTCTCGCTGAGCGAAGCCCGGGTGCTGTACGAGCTCGCCCACCGCGAAGATCTCTCAGCCAAGGAGATTGGCGCCGAACTGGGCCTCGATGCCGGCTATCTCAGCCGCATCGTGCAGAATTTCGATGAAACCGGGTTGATCAGCCGCGAACCGCTGCCGTCCGACCGCCGGCAATACCGGCTCGGATTGACCGCCAAGGGCCGTCAGGCGTTCGCCAAACTCGAGCGCAATACAAAGGACGACGTTGCGGCGATGCTTGCCGCGCTGACACGCGGCGGCAGGGAGCGCCTGATCGGGGCAATGACGGACATCGAGCGGCTGCTCGGTGATGGCAGTGTAGCGCCAAAGCCGGCGACGCTGCGCGAGCCGCGTCCCGGCGACATGGGATGGGTGGTGCAGAGCCACGGCGCGCTCTACGCCCGCGAATACGGCTGGGATTCCTCGTTCGAGGGGCTCGTCGCCGAGATCGCAGCCAAGTTCCTCAGCTCGTTCGACGCATCGCGGGAACGTTGCTGGATCGCCGAGATCGAGGGAGCGCAGGTCGGCTCGATATTTCTGGTGCGGCACACCGACGATATCGCCAAGCTGCGGCTCTTGCTGGTCGACCCGGCCGGGCGTGGCCAGGGGCTGGGCCATCGGCTGGTCGGCGAATGCATCGCGTTCGCGAAGGCCTGCGGCTATCGCCGGATCACGCTGTGGACCCAGAGCATTCTGGTTGCCGCCCGCAAAATCTATCACGAGGCCGGGTTCAAGCTGGTCGCCACCGAGCCGCACCGCAGTTTCGGTCAAGACCTGATCGGCGAAACCTGGGAACTCGAACTGTGA
- the moaB gene encoding molybdenum cofactor biosynthesis protein B codes for MSSIDESKQFVPLNIAVLTVSDTRTLADDKSGTTLAERLTAAGHRLAAREIIVDDIDAIRVIIKRWIADEGVDAIITTGGTGFTGRDVTPEAVEPLFEKRMDGFSIAFHMLSHAKIGTSTVQSRATAGVAGATFIFCLPGSPGACRDAWDGILAAQLDYRTRPCNFVEIMPRLDEHLRRPKAQGASA; via the coding sequence ATGTCCTCCATCGATGAATCAAAACAATTCGTGCCGCTCAACATCGCGGTGCTGACGGTCTCCGACACCCGCACGCTGGCCGATGACAAATCCGGCACCACGCTGGCGGAGCGGCTGACGGCGGCGGGTCATCGGCTTGCCGCGCGCGAGATCATCGTCGACGACATCGATGCGATCCGCGTCATCATCAAGCGATGGATCGCCGACGAGGGCGTCGATGCCATCATCACCACCGGCGGTACTGGATTTACCGGCCGCGACGTGACGCCGGAGGCGGTCGAGCCGCTGTTCGAGAAGCGGATGGATGGCTTTTCCATCGCCTTCCACATGCTGAGCCACGCCAAGATCGGCACCTCGACGGTGCAAAGCCGCGCCACTGCCGGCGTTGCGGGTGCGACCTTCATCTTCTGCCTGCCGGGATCGCCGGGCGCCTGCCGCGATGCGTGGGACGGCATCCTCGCCGCCCAGCTCGATTACCGCACGCGTCCCTGCAATTTCGTCGAGATCATGCCGCGGCTCGACGAGCATTTGCGGCGGCCTAAAGCACAAGGCGCGTCGGCCTGA
- a CDS encoding neutral zinc metallopeptidase yields MRYDDFRRSDDIEDRRDDSGGGMGGGGGGFGLPMGGGGLGIGTIIVLGLVGYAFGIDPRILIGGAEILTGGNQAPTYQTDRRSGPAKTGAPKDEVGSMIAGILGEIDDRWSEIFQSSGQNYTGPRIVLFRNATNGGRCGMAQSAMGPFYCPPDKQIFLDTGFFREVETRFRGCSGSTCKFTTAYIIAHEAGHHIQNLLGILPRVQRLQQQAGSKAEANALQVKVELQADCLSGVWVNREEKKRPGFVEAGDIDAALKTATAIGDDTLQRQSTGRVVPDSFTHGSAAQRKQWFMTGYQQGTVQACNTFAQGAL; encoded by the coding sequence ATGCGTTACGATGATTTCCGCCGCAGCGACGACATTGAAGACCGTCGCGATGATAGCGGCGGCGGAATGGGTGGCGGTGGTGGCGGTTTTGGTCTGCCGATGGGCGGCGGCGGGCTCGGCATCGGCACCATCATCGTGCTCGGCCTGGTCGGCTATGCTTTCGGAATCGATCCGCGCATCCTGATCGGCGGCGCCGAAATCCTGACCGGCGGCAACCAGGCGCCGACCTACCAGACCGATCGCCGGTCGGGGCCGGCCAAGACCGGCGCGCCGAAAGACGAAGTCGGCAGCATGATCGCCGGCATTCTTGGCGAGATCGATGACCGCTGGAGCGAGATCTTCCAGTCCAGCGGACAGAATTACACGGGACCGCGCATCGTGCTGTTTCGCAACGCCACCAATGGCGGCCGCTGCGGCATGGCGCAGTCGGCGATGGGACCGTTCTACTGCCCGCCGGACAAGCAGATCTTCCTCGACACCGGTTTCTTCCGCGAAGTCGAGACGCGCTTTCGCGGCTGTTCGGGCAGCACCTGCAAATTCACGACAGCCTATATCATCGCCCATGAAGCGGGACATCACATCCAGAACCTGCTCGGCATCCTGCCGCGGGTGCAGCGGCTGCAGCAGCAGGCCGGCAGCAAGGCGGAAGCCAACGCGCTGCAGGTCAAGGTCGAACTGCAGGCGGATTGTCTTTCCGGCGTCTGGGTCAACCGCGAGGAAAAGAAACGTCCGGGCTTCGTCGAAGCCGGCGACATCGACGCGGCATTGAAAACAGCAACCGCGATCGGCGACGATACGCTGCAGCGACAGTCGACGGGCAGGGTGGTGCCGGACAGCTTCACCCACGGCTCCGCGGCACAGCGCAAGCAATGGTTCATGACCGGCTACCAGCAGGGCACGGTGCAGGCCTGCAACACGTTTGCCCAAGGCGCTTTGTAG
- a CDS encoding site-specific DNA-methyltransferase, with protein sequence MVVSRRGASARAPRTKFESESSARIVVGDCVAEMSKLPAGSVDLVFADPPYNLQLKGDLKRPDESHVDAVNNDWDKFSSFAAYDDFTRAWLLACRRIMKPSATLWVIGSYHNIFRVGAIMQDLGFWVLNDIVWRKTNPMPNFRGRRFTNAHETMIWAARDEKAKGYTFNYEALKAANEDVQARSDWLIPLCTGEERLKGADGKKVHPTQKPEGLLARVLLSSSKPGDLVIDPFNGTGTTGAVAKRLGRRYIGFERDKTYAKAAEERIAAVEPLPDATLAPFMTARDAPRVAFSELIERGMIPPGTKLVDSKKRHGALVRADGAIMLGDKVGSIHRIGAVAQGSGACNGWTFWHVETKSGLRLIDELRAEIRSGMAAG encoded by the coding sequence ATGGTAGTGTCGCGTCGCGGGGCGTCTGCAAGGGCGCCCCGCACTAAATTTGAGTCTGAGTCCAGCGCTCGCATCGTCGTCGGCGATTGCGTCGCCGAGATGTCGAAGCTTCCGGCTGGTTCCGTCGATCTGGTGTTCGCAGATCCGCCGTATAACCTGCAGCTGAAGGGCGACCTCAAGCGCCCCGATGAATCCCATGTCGATGCCGTCAACAACGATTGGGACAAGTTCTCATCGTTCGCGGCGTATGACGATTTCACCCGCGCCTGGCTGCTGGCCTGTCGCCGGATCATGAAACCGTCGGCAACGCTGTGGGTGATCGGTTCCTATCACAACATTTTCCGCGTCGGCGCGATCATGCAGGACCTCGGCTTCTGGGTCCTCAACGATATCGTCTGGCGCAAGACCAATCCGATGCCGAATTTCCGCGGCCGCCGCTTCACCAATGCCCATGAAACCATGATCTGGGCGGCGCGCGACGAGAAGGCCAAGGGCTATACGTTCAATTACGAAGCCCTGAAGGCCGCCAACGAGGACGTGCAGGCGCGTTCCGACTGGCTGATCCCGCTCTGCACCGGCGAAGAGCGTCTCAAGGGCGCCGACGGCAAGAAAGTGCATCCGACCCAGAAGCCCGAGGGCCTCCTGGCGCGCGTGCTGCTGTCGTCGTCGAAACCCGGCGACCTCGTGATCGATCCCTTCAACGGCACCGGCACGACCGGCGCCGTGGCAAAACGTCTCGGCCGCCGCTACATCGGCTTCGAGCGCGACAAGACCTATGCGAAAGCGGCCGAGGAGCGCATCGCGGCGGTCGAACCGCTGCCCGACGCGACGCTGGCGCCGTTCATGACCGCGCGCGACGCCCCCCGCGTGGCGTTCTCCGAACTGATCGAGCGCGGCATGATTCCGCCCGGCACCAAGCTGGTCGACTCCAAGAAGCGCCATGGCGCACTGGTTCGCGCCGACGGCGCCATCATGCTCGGCGACAAGGTCGGCTCGATCCACCGCATCGGCGCGGTCGCGCAAGGCTCCGGCGCCTGCAACGGCTGGACGTTCTGGCATGTCGAAACCAAGAGCGGCCTGAGGTTGATCGACGAACTGCGCGCCGAAATCCGCTCGGGGATGGCGGCGGGCTGA
- a CDS encoding glutathione S-transferase family protein: MLKFYFNGSPNPTKVALFLEEAGLAYQPVAVDTRKGDQFKPEYLAINPNAKVPAIDDDGVKVFDSNAILLYLAEKTGKFLPANTPANRGELLSWLMFAATGVGPYSGQAVHFKHFAPEKIDYAHNRYQFEAQRHFGILNDHLASRRYMVGDTYTIVDMDVWGWARMLPFVLGEDAVAKYPNVKRLVDEIMARPAAAKAIALKDSFKFKAEMDDEARGNMFKHMSVKAA; the protein is encoded by the coding sequence ATGCTCAAATTCTATTTCAACGGATCGCCCAACCCGACCAAGGTCGCCCTCTTCCTCGAGGAAGCCGGCCTCGCCTATCAGCCGGTCGCCGTCGACACCCGCAAGGGTGACCAGTTCAAGCCGGAATATCTCGCCATCAATCCGAACGCCAAGGTGCCCGCGATCGACGACGACGGCGTCAAGGTATTCGACAGCAACGCCATCCTGCTCTACCTCGCCGAAAAGACCGGCAAGTTCCTGCCTGCGAACACGCCCGCCAACCGCGGCGAATTGCTGTCATGGCTGATGTTCGCCGCCACCGGCGTCGGCCCGTATTCCGGCCAGGCCGTCCACTTCAAGCATTTTGCGCCGGAAAAAATCGACTACGCCCATAACCGCTACCAGTTCGAGGCGCAGCGGCATTTTGGCATTCTCAACGATCATCTCGCGAGCCGCCGCTATATGGTCGGCGACACCTATACCATCGTCGACATGGACGTCTGGGGCTGGGCCCGCATGCTCCCCTTCGTTCTCGGCGAGGATGCGGTCGCGAAATATCCCAACGTCAAGCGGCTGGTCGATGAGATCATGGCGCGGCCGGCGGCCGCCAAGGCGATCGCGCTGAAGGATAGCTTCAAGTTCAAGGCCGAGATGGATGACGAAGCCCGCGGCAACATGTTCAAGCACATGTCGGTGAAGGCGGCCTGA